In a genomic window of Phragmites australis chromosome 14, lpPhrAust1.1, whole genome shotgun sequence:
- the LOC133889950 gene encoding putative disease resistance protein RGA3 isoform X2, which yields MEIFLPAVMGELTTRSINFFINKCFKPPAVAVEDRLQSALLRAQVIMDEAMGRRITNRSMLQQLDMLRDCMHRGYYTLDTFRYQSHDKEEVKDQIVSHSSLLSKVNSVKDLCFSTGTSTHILEEMQEVLDSLSSMILDSNELVLFLTSYPRMYREPYSMHLLLSKCMFGRQMETELVIKFLLHRQPHGVEELEVLPIVGLGRVGKSTLVAHVCNDERVRDHFSEIIFLSDHDFRDEKLTTLSEGCAKKYQNCTLNKDERMLVVVEAAGDFNESAWKRLFSASRRCMTSGSKIIITGRSDKITTLGTTQAVTLKYLSHEAYWYFFKTLTFGSTDPAIHPRLAYLAMEIARMLKRSLIGATTTASLLRDNFDIHFWFKVLTFLRGFIQRHVSKFVSTLFTRGGSQD from the coding sequence ATGGAGATTTTCCTTCCTGCAGTCATGGGTGAGCTCACCACTAGATCCATAAATTTCTTCATCAACAAATGCTTCAAGCCGCCAGCAGTAGCTGTGGAGGACAGGCTGCAATCGGCTCTCCTCCGGGCGCAGGTCATCATGGACGAGGCCATGGGACGCCGCATCACAAACCGATCTATGCTACAGCAGCTGGACATGCTGCGAGACTGCATGCACCGAGGCTACTACACGCTTGATACCTTCAGATACCAATCTCACGACAAAGAGGAGGTCAAAGATCAGATTGTGAGTCACTCTTCACTATTGTCCAAAGTAAATTCTGTCAAAGATTTATGTTTCTCCACTGGAACAAGTACACATATTTTGGAAGAAATGCAAGAGGTGCTTGATAGTTTGAGCTCCATGATCCTTGATTCAAATGAGCTGGTTCTGTTCTTGACGAGCTATCCCCGCATGTATCGTGAGCCTTACAGCATGCATCTCCTGTTGAGCAAGTGCATGTTTGGCCGCCAGATGGAAACAGAGCTCGTCATCAAGTTCCTGTTGCACAGACAGCCTCATGGTGTTGAAGAATTGGAGGTCCTACCAATTGTCGGTCTAGGCAGAGTCGGAAAGAGCACCCTTGTCGCTCATGTTTGCAATGATGAGAGAGTCCGTGATCATTTTTCAGAAATTATATTCTTGAGTGACCACGATTTCAGAGATGAGAAGTTAACCACTCTTAGTGAAGGATGTGCGAAGAAATATCAAAATTGCACGTTGAACAAAGATGAGAGAATGCTAGTTGTTGTTGAGGCAGCTGGAGACTTCAATGAAAGTGCGTGGAAGAGGCTATTCTCTGCTTCTAGACGGTGCATGACAAGTGGTAGTAAAATCATAATCACAGGTCGGTCTGACAAGATCACAACGCTTGGAACAACGCAGGCAGTAACACTGAAATATTTGTCCCACGAAGCATACTGGTACTTCTTCAAGACGCTTACGTTTGGAAGCACTGATCCGGCGATACACCCAAGGCTTGCATATTTGGCCATGGAGATAGCCAGGATGCTGAAACGATCTCTCATTGGTGCAACCACCACCGCCTCTTTGCTGAGGGACAACTTTGACATCCACTTTTGGTTCAAGGTTCTGACCTTTTTGAGAGGGTTCATCCAGAGGCATGTCTCCAAATTTG